The DNA window TGCAAAAAGTCCTGTTtgaaagttataaaaaaattgccaCTTCGGCCTGCCGAAGTTAGCTTTGTAATACTATTAATActcctttttatattttaagaacttcgtaaacaatttttaaataatcggAAGGATACACGATTCAGCTGCCATATAAACGATCGGCCAACTAATGTTTATATTTCGTTTTCGGCAAAAAATTAcggtaataaataaaaaaaaccttgtCTTAATATTTCTGTAAtgagtttttagttttctaacAATTGATACGGTATAGAAATttaggcttgccgaagctagctattttttgttggttttagGGTTATCATGAAAGGACCCGCATTCGCTGCTGAGGACAAAAAGGGAGGTCGGATTTTCAAACGTCTATTTAGACCTTGCtacttatttattgttaaaatgttaatagttttttatatatagtttTAAACTCTTTCACTAGGAATATGTCGGGACAATTTTTCTTACCGATTTGGTAAGTGGTCTTCTTTGATCTTAGACACAAATTGATGGTTTTAATATAATAGTATAATATGTTAATGCGGCATTGAGCAAATAAATTTGACACTATTAACGTTtatattgaataaaataacaaCCGAAGAGTggtttaaaaaccaaaaaactaCTTTTCAAGGATATTAATAGGATTTCATATTACTGCAGTCTACCAGGAGGTAGTGcgaaaaaaggaagttaacttaatcaagtcgaagtttgtatacccttgcagttataagaaaaacttaactttagtagtagtagtagtgaaatgtttaaggattgttgctgtcttcagtgatattaaaaaaaataatttcattcttttttcagaccatttttattgacatctatatgttagagtagtccgattattattaaattaaattttaaattcttaaaaatataaaaactatatcatatagctgtcataggaacgatcggataattggtgggaaataatatgaaacaaattatagctatggcgctttttgacatattatcttataatattgggattataaatttttacatttaaaaatttcgaattcaattaaataaaattattgattattttttataactgcaagggtatacaaatttcgggttgccgaagttaatttcattttttgttcaatattattttaccactaattttccgattgttcctatgggagctatatgatatagtcgtccgattttgataaaatataattcgaaattcagaactaatttaaaaatgttatgtccaagcttagaatggtatatgttaaaaaacacgaaagatataattttttttttaaatttttccccgacaggtcctatgggagctataaaatatagttgaccgatccggctggttccgacttatatactacgtGCAATAGAACGAAGACTTtttgaaaagtttcagcccgacagtagaaacggacagacagactcgtcgactcatctagtgacgctgatcaagaatatatatactttatggggtcggaaacgtctccttctcTGCGTtccaaacttctgactaaaaccattataccctctgcaagggtataaaaacttctgatatcattaatatcatatcatacatttttctattttctacttctctttctatttttctctttctatttttttgtatCCTTGTCAATTGAGATTGCATCCATATGCAGCAAATCAGCTACTTTCACTCATACGCCATCATGCGGCTAGAGGCAACACAAGCTTGTGTTATAGACTAAGTGTCGATAAGCGAAACAAGAATGCGGTAGGTGGCGTTATAGGGAAAAATGGATTTCCTGGAAGCATTTATCCATTCTTTAAATCCtgacataggaacgatcgacattgacaaaataatataaaattaaatgataaaatgAAACAATAGTAGATTAAAATGGGACGTTGTCTTAATATTTCTGAACTTCATTTTGGCTTTTGTTAAAATCGCAGAGCTCTTGGCCTCAATGCAGGAACCATCTGCTAGGCTATAGGAACTTAGGCTTGTTTGTAAACGAGATCGGCCAATGGTCTCTCCGATTAGGGAATCAGCGGAGCATACAAACAGTAGAGAAATCTCAAAGGCAACCAAATCTTTCCCATTTTTCCAGTACTGAAACGTTTTCTCTTCCCACAGCTGCTAAATACGCTGACCAATACGAAGTGACATTATGACGGCCATGCCCGTAGTTTGGTGCTCTGATCCTAATTCTGTGAGCAACAAGCCCACGGCCTTCGCCTTGCACGGAATTCAGCTACAGGGGAATGTAACTGAGAAGCAGGTCCACGCTCTCCGTCAGCTGGTAAACGCAGCTGCCGAAGGCCGTCTCATCCTGCCCTCGGACGGCACCTTCACTCTTTTAGACAGCGGTCTTAGCATCGAAAGCTCAATCGTGGAGCAAAAGTCCTGCAGCTCGATTAGTCCCAGCAACCTTAATTTACTGACTCAGCCTACGAGTTCTAAAAACACATATATCCTTATGCCTGTGAGCAGGGCGGAAGGATGCAGACAAGGAGAAGGTACATTGACTGGAGACGGAGGAGGATCAGGACAGGCGATTGCAGCTGCTGCCGCCCAATTAGAGTTCCTTCTGGAGCCCAAATATATGCCAACGCTCGAAATTAACGGCGATGCGGAAGGCAATGCAGCAGTAGCTAAAGCTGGAGCGTCAGTTCTCTACGAGTTTCTATGCTGCGCGAAGTGCTTGCACGCGCAGCGAACCGGACCCACTTGCACTGGGCGGCGCTTGCAGCGTTTTTTGAGGACCTGCAGCAGTGGCAGTGCCAGTAGCATAAGCAACGACTACGAGATGGTCAACGTCCCAGCTATAAGGCAGCTACAAGTGGATCCTGTCAGCAGCATTGCCAGCAAGTACGCCCGTCGACAGCAGCGACACAGGCAACATGGTACCGTCTCTATGGGCATTGCACGTAATCGCACCCATCGTCATCAGAAATTACCAATGCACAGTGTTAAAATCTTTCATTATCGTAGCACTTATATGCCAAATACTACACAATCAGCAATCGCTGGGCCGGCTGAGTGCCTTGTGAGCAGCGCGGAGTCAATAATTCCGAGTTTGAATCCGAGTCCGAGATCGAATTCCAACCTCACCAAAGCGATTATATCAAGTGTTGGTCGTGAAGCATTTAGTTTGCTACAGACAGCGGCGCGATCTACATCGGTGACAAAAACATTGGCAGAACTGCCACTAACAAATCTGCCCCTATACGCTGTGGTAAACAAAAATCGTGAATTTCCGAGTGATGACAAGACTGAGAAATCCGCACCGACCATGCTATCCGTAGTGCCCGAGGAGCCGCCGTCACATACCGCAGTCGGGTACGATCTGATCAGCTTTGACGATAACCAAACGCAGGTGGATGCTGAGGTGGGGGCTGTAGGACAGGATGAAACTGCTATAGACCTGCTGTGCGCCCCGAATGAGGAGGACACTTTGTTGGCCCTGCTGAATACCCCACCAGCCACTACGCTAAAGCCCAGTTTCCCTGAAAGCAACAACTCGAGCCGCAAGACAAGCTTTGATTCGACGAGCACCCTCAGCTCTATGGACTCTGGATTCATGGAGATGCAGAACAAATTTGATGCtttggcagcagcagcggcggcaccAGTGCCCTCAGAAGAAGCAACAACATTGTCGTCATGCGGAGAGAAAATGGAGAGACGCAACTATAAGGAGTGTCTTACGCAGTCGCGAAACCGCCGAAAATCGTACGAGGAGTTCAAAGCCATGTTTGTTGATCCCGCTGAAGCAACTATTTCGGCATCTATGCCCCCGCTGGGGGCAGAAGCGGAAGGCGCAACAACTGCCACCAACGTTGTGATGCCACTTTCTTCTATTTCAGAACAAGAAACCTCAAGCAGTCGGGGTGTGAGAGGCAAACCGGATTGCGTAAACGAGTTTCACGGCAGTGCAGATGAAATGGATACCGGCGACGGTGACTGCGATGGAGAAAAAGGTTCTTCTGATGATGGTCATCTAACAGCAAAAAAAACCGCAACATCAAAACCTTTAGTCAGAAACACCACGACAGAGGCGATGAGAAAAAATTCCGATTTTCTATCGCAAATTCTCGATCACCAATTTGCGGCTAAGGAACGAGCAAAGGCACAAAAGCGTCGCACTTCGTACGAGGAATTTAAACGTCTGGTTAACGAAATCGACCCGCTGGAATGCCAAGACGCACCACCACTTGCCATAGAGGCTATGGCCGCATTCAGAAAGCGCCAGAACCCGCGGCAACGTAAAAGCTTCGCCAGCTACTTTCTGCCGCGCCGACACTCGATAAAGGAACAAACGACAGACAATGATAACCTTTCCCGGGATTTAAATGTGTCGCCGCACGATAAACAGTTGGTGGTCAGCAGCAAACTGCCGCCTCAAAGGGGCAACAACATTGAAGGTTCGGGGACCCATTATAGGCGCAATTTTAAAATCTACGATAAGTTGGTGTACGGCACTATATATGATATTATCCAGCGCAAGAATGATATTTACCAAAACTACGATAGGTATATGACCTACGGCACCATCTATGAGATCCTGCACCGGAAGTCCTCACAATACGGCGAACGGTGGCAGCGCAAGAGCCTCAGCTCCCCATTAGAAGGCCGTCGATCCCCTGGGGGCATTATCTACGACATCGTCCAGAAACAGCGGACTTTGGAATGCCTAGAGTCGACCGCGGTATCCAAGTCCAGTACCTACAAGTATGGAACGATCTACGACATCCTACAGAGCGGAAAACTTGATGCGTGTCATGGCAATAGTAAGGCGGATCCCAAGCCAGTATTGGGCAAACCAACTCGCTTCGTGGTTAGCCAGGTAGAGGAGACGGTCCAAACGCCACCGATGGAACAGCTGGAGTCTAGTGCCCTGAATCGGTGTGTTGCAAAGCCCAGCAAGCCACACAAAATACGGCGGCTGTCTGACATCCTTTGCAACAGTCGAAATGCTGGGGAAGGTCCGCAGAATGCGGCCGCCAGGCAGGAGGCCAAACAGAAACCCTTCCAGACCAAGAGGCGGATCGGGGTCACCAACCTCCTGCTACCACTGGATTCTAAGGAACTGTATACACGCATTATCGCCCAACAACGAATGCTTGAAAAAGACCGTGTCCAGGACCTACAGGCGGATAGTAGCAGCGAGGCAAATCTGTGGCCCCGCCACGCATTGACCAAATCCAGCTCGCTGGACGCCATTTCCCTGTCGGTGCCCATTTTGCATGGGCCTGCGTGTTCTCCGCCGCTTCCCCGTCGCAGCCTTAAGCAGCACCGCTGCTTACACCAGCGTCAGCAAATAGCTTTGGCCAAAAAACACTCGCTGGATAACTGCCCTATTCGTCGTTGCTCAAACCCAACTCCCTTGAAGTGTACCTGTCAGCACGCTGCCGAGGAACATTTGATACCCGCCAATGAGAAATACCTCTCGCTGTCCACCGCCTGCTCCTGTCACCCCTTTCATACGATTGCAAACTCAAGTGTAATCGATCAGAGCACGACCACAACAAAGTCCTTCGAAAAAACATCGACGACATTAGCCAAGAAAGGCAAATCGCGTCGACTTTCAGAATTCACGCACggcgaatttttaaatgaaaaatcgTAAGTTTAGACCATCTACAAAAACTGTAAATTATCggaaattatttcattatattttcgtgcttccatttaaataaagtaatgGATGAGTCAGCTGTTGATATAGATATAAAAGGCAAGGAGAGggatttaaaaagtaaatggtGGGAGTCCGGACTGGTGATCgcaaaaaaccttaaaaatatatgttttacaTTAACCACGatttccttaaatatttttcgttttGCTTAAAAGTTccaatttaagtttaaaaaacttGTATATTTCTCAAACCAAAATTTTCCACTGCAACACTAATTCGTGAAACAAACGCCACTTCAAGGCCATAACAATTCAGGTTGGTTCATCGTTTGGAATTTGCATATCAATGCGAgcacaaaaaaatgtctgagCAAACTCCTCTACACGTGTTAAGTGAAGCACCCGCAGGGGCCAAAAGCAAAAGCCACGACATACAAACGTTCGACGCCCTTTCCCTGTCCATCATTGAATCCGCCCACCAAACATTCAGTAATGTTATTGACAATGCTCGTTTATAGTTTAATGACTGAAAAAATGTTTGGAAGTTCTCTCTCATCTCATCGATTTTACGATTaccttattattattattattattgtcaGTAGCTTTAGCATTAGTCACCTTcgttgttaatttatttttcgtaGAAAAAATCTGTGGTATCAGGTATTGGGAAACTGGGGACAACCCAGCATACTAGCAGTTTAGTTTGAGAAAGACTGCCAGACAAAGCTAATGACTTGAAGCAGTTGCTAAATTCCtgaatataaaagtaatgTACTATAGgattaaacaattttgaacAGGtaaatcatatatatatttccggATATCCACATTCCTGGATAGTTTGGGTACACatttatgcaaaaaataagtattttttagcCTCTAAATCCTGaagcacatatatatatatatatatatatatatatatatatatatatatatatatatatatatatatatatatatatatatatatatatggtatgCAGGCATCCTGCACAGCGGAAGTTTGATTCGGCAGGCTGGCGCCAAATAGTTAAAATCTCAAAATCGATAAACCAAGATGTCGCACGGCAGAGTTTTTCGGATACTTGTAAACTAGTTGGAGGATTGAGTATTTTGaatttgcttttaaaattttagggTCACACTCAAAAATATTAGATTTTTTCGACAAAATTATCCGGAATATACCCTAAGTGGAGACTTCACTTTTCATAGTTTGCCTTGGATACCCAGTTGAGAATTATGAACACAttggaaataatttgtaatgttATTGTTGCACACTTGTGTGCGAAAAATTTTACGTTAGGAAAACTATTATTcataattcatatttttttttattattttaataacaaaatatacagTTAactattttaacttttaaataataaaagtttgTAATAGTAAATACAATTCTTTTAAATGCTAAAATATCTGCATTGATTAATTTTACCAATTAAACATGTTTGTTTATAggtactaaaaaaaataaaataacatttgacattcattttaaaaaacctaaaacaGGAATTGGAATCTGCATATCTAGCGACTATACACAAAAAAACAACTTGGTCAAATTGACCAaattaatagctatttttacatttcatcAATAGAAATCGAATATTGAGCTGATGGCTATAACGAAAAGAAACTTTTTCCATGTTTCGAGGGTTGGGAAAACCTTGACATAAGTGTATTTAATCGGAAGAGTATAACTTTAAAGGGTATTaagttgatttaaaaaataaagaattatttttaatttataaataataataatataatttagcATACATACATTTgccgcaaaaaaaaaatggattcATTACAttgaagtaaataaaatatttttttattacttcAACATTTAACATCTTTATCATCATATCTTTGTATGactgaaatgtattgttagttaactttttcaaaaaaaggTGCGAAAATGTAgccatataattaaaactcaaCTGTGATAGTCCGATCATTACTGGCGATATATTAATCGAAAGGTGCAAAAAATTACTCAATGCATATTGCATACTTTCCAAATTTAAAGCGGTTGGTTAAAGCGGTGAGTGtgtaaaatttgaatttgaaggtTGTCCAAAGTAGGATAATAAACAGGATAACATATTCTCCACTTTGACTcattttttggggttttttaaaacaacgaataataaaattgtttttcagtgggtccaattaaaaacatattctCCGCTTTGACtcgttttttttactttattggccttatttaagtttatgtaCAATGTACTTTTCATATACTCAAACtcataagttaaaaaaaaaataagaaacaagaaaggaagctatATGAATCCGAAGTTTCTATATTTTTGCATATCGTTCCCGTTGAGCATTGTAGTAGTAGATTTGTAGAAATATGATACATTTAAATCTACCACCAAGCATTTAGCTGCTTGCCGAAAACGAAATATAACGGTCTTTGTGTTATTTTGAATGCCTTCcgaattttcaaaattgtattccaagttttcaaaattaaaaataaaataatactcCCAAGAGTATAAAATAGcatgtcaaaaaacacaaactttaTACCTTTATATAAATTCCTCATATAAATTTCcataaaaattggaaaattaactttattttcaattttagctACTTTTAAagccatttttatacccgttagtCATAGAGTAAatgggtatactagattcgtcggaaagtatgtatcaggtagaaggaaacgtttccgaccccataaatgGTAGAACTGTCAGAATTGGAAATCAGATTCCTGGGGTTTCTTCGCATCGCAAGTTTGtttccacgcccactttaacgcccacaatccgcgaaaatctgtagcgacTACagttagaaatttttttttgccaaaatgtatttgtctcattaaaacctttcgattgacctaaataaaatatttgccacgcccactctaacgcccccaaacggctaaaacgcCTTAAACTGACTGccacccacataacatataccaaaatagccggtaggtggcgctttagaaTATATCTTtcctgcttatatatctccatttttatacccttgtagagggtataatgatttcagtcagaagtttgcaaccatatatacatattcttgatcagcatcactagacgagtcgatctagccatttccatctgtctgtccgtttctacgcaaactattttttcagttttgaagctatcggactgaaactttcccaaaagtcttctttctattgtagGTAGtaataagtcggaaccagccggatcggaaaactatattttatagctcccataggaacaatcgggaacaaatattaaaaaaaaattatatctttggggttttttaacatacaagctcctacgcttggaaataacatttttaattggttttgaattaaaaaaaaaaattcatacgaacaatcggaaaattagtggtaaacattatatcttcggtgttttttaacacataacctcttacgcttggaaataatatttttttatttggtttttaattaaattactttttatcaaaatcggacgactatatcatagctgccatataaacgattggaaaattagtcggaaaatataaaaaattatatcttcggggttttttaactattattttctaagcttggaaataacattttttaattagttttgaatttcaaattctattttttcgaaatcggacgactatatcgaatagctgtcataggaacgatcggaaaattggtggaaaaataatatgaaacaaattatagctttggggctttttgacatattatattataatattgggaatataattttttatatttttaagaattcaattaaataaaaatcggattactctaacatatagatgtaaaaaaaaatggtccgataaaaaaatgaaataattttttttatttcactaaAGACAggaacaattcttaaaaatttaccagggtgttactaaagttgattatcttcggcttgccgaagttaacttcatttcttgttttgtttgtgaACTACTTTCTACATTTTATACATTCGGCATGCTGCAATTCAATATGCCTTTTCATAGTTGTTTGATTTAAATGAATATTGCCGAATAACAAAAgttcaacaaaaataatgtGACTCAGATGTAAGTTTGGAAACGGTAAAAAGATGGCTTAGAGATATTAACCTAATTTTAAGAAGTCCAAGAAAAATTCCCCTACCCCAAAAAAATATGCCgccaaatgtttattttttaatgtttaaattcGCAAGACAGCACTTGCATTGGCCTTTAGATAAGTGAAGGGACATTTTGTaacaaaattgttttgtttggagaccaaggctCTCGGCAGTTTGTTAGACGACCATCCCATGTGCTTTTACCCCAAAATATACGTTAAAAATGGTAAGGCATGGTGGTTCATCAATTATCATTTCGGCGAGTTTTTCGTACTATGAAGTAAGGCAAACTTATTGGGTCAAAACCATCATGGACCTTTACGAATACGTCAATACTTTAACCGACGTTATTCTCCCATATGCCCCCGAGGAAATGCCTCTTTCTTGGACGTTCCAGCAGGATAACGATCCAAAACATTCAAGTATGAATGCTAAGGATTTGTTTTCGTCCAACCAAGTAAATGTAATGGAAAGGCCGCCACATTAACCCAATCTCAATCCTGTTGAGAATTTGTGGTGTGATCTCAATATATCAATCTCAGAAATAAAACCAAGCTATAACTATCAACTTTTGGAAGCTTTACAAAAGACTTTAAGCTCTTTTCCTGTATAGAGATGCCAATTCTTGGCTTATTCCATGCATAAGGACTGTGAATCTGTGAAAGCAAACAAAGGATATGGAACAAACTACTAAAATGAAACTGAAATATAGATCAATTTAATACATTAATAATACAacctaaaaacattttctctttgctttaaaaaattttgaaacatttcactactattattttgaccgaccattttttggtaaaaaaaaaaacatttttaattttttttttttttgaaaaatcttatttactaTGCTTATTTGATGTATTtcagtgaaaattaaaaaaaaaaaatggataaTCATTTATAGACTTATTTTTTGGGGTTACTAAAAAGCCTGTGTGGGCACTACTATTATTTTGACCGCAGCTGTATAGAATACATCTTCCTCAAAAGAGTTGAtatcaaaacttttgtttgttgaagaTGGGCTCGTCACtctatttttacctcg is part of the Drosophila biarmipes strain raj3 chromosome 2R, RU_DBia_V1.1, whole genome shotgun sequence genome and encodes:
- the LOC108024268 gene encoding uncharacterized protein LOC108024268 isoform X2 translates to MTAMPVVWCSDPNSVSNKPTAFALHGIQLQGNVTEKQVHALRQLVNAAAEGRLILPSDGTFTLLDSGLSIESSIVEQKSCSSISPSNLNLLTQPTSSKNTYILMPVSRAEGCRQGEGTLTGDGGGSGQAIAAAAAQLEFLLEPKYMPTLEINGDAEGNAAVAKAGASVLYEFLCCAKCLHAQRTGPTCTGRRLQRFLRTCSSGSASSISNDYEMVNVPAIRQLQVDPVSSIASKYARRQQRHRQHGTVSMGIARNRTHRHQKLPMHSVKIFHYRSTYMPNTTQSAIAGPAECLVSSAESIIPSLNPSPRSNSNLTKAIISSVGREAFSLLQTAARSTSVTKTLAELPLTNLPLYAVVNKNREFPSDDKTEKSAPTMLSVVPEEPPSHTAVGYDLISFDDNQTQVDAEVGAVGQDETAIDLLCAPNEEDTLLALLNTPPATTLKPSFPESNNSSRKTSFDSTSTLSSMDSGFMEMQNKFDALAAAAAAPVPSEEATTLSSCGEKMERRNYKECLTQSRNRRKSYEEFKAMFVDPAEATISASMPPLGAEAEGATTATNVVMPLSSISEQETSSSRGVRGKPDCVNEFHGSADEMDTGDGDCDGEKGSSDDGHLTAKKTATSKPLVRNTTTEAMRKNSDFLSQILDHQFAAKERAKAQKRRTSYEEFKRLVNEIDPLECQDAPPLAIEAMAAFRKRQNPRQRKSFASYFLPRRHSIKEQTTDNDNLSRDLNVSPHDKQLVVSSKLPPQRGNNIEGSGTHYRRNFKIYDKLVYGTIYDIIQRKNDIYQNYDRYMTYGTIYEILHRKSSQYGERWQRKSLSSPLEGRRSPGGIIYDIVQKQRTLECLESTAVSKSSTYKYGTIYDILQSGKLDACHGNSKADPKPVLGKPTRFVVSQVEETVQTPPMEQLESSALNRCVAKPSKPHKIRRLSDILCNSRNAGEGPQNAAARQEAKQKPFQTKRRIGVTNLLLPLDSKELYTRIIAQQRMLEKDRVQDLQADSSSEANLWPRHALTKSSSLDAISLSVPILHGPACSPPLPRRSLKQHRCLHQRQQIALAKKHSLDNCPIRRCSNPTPLKCTCQHAAEEHLIPANEKYLSLSTACSCHPFHTIANSSVIDQSTTTTKSFEKTSTTLAKKGKSRRLSEFTHGEFLNEKSWYFRKIKRIEAEKKLLLPENEHGAFLIRDSESRHNDYSLSVRDGDTVKHYRIRQLDEGGFFIARRTTFRTLQELVEHYSKDSDGLCVNLCKPCVQIEKPVTEGLSHRTRDQWEIDRTSLKFVRKLGSGQFGDVWEGLWNNTTPVAIKTLKSGTMDPKDFLAEAQIMKKLRHTKLIQLYAVCTVEEPIYIITELMKHGSLLEYLQGKGRSLKMQTLIDMAAQIAAGMAYLESQNYIHRDLAARNVLVGDGNIVKIADFGLARLIKEDEYEARVGARFPIKWTAPEAANYSKFSIKSDVWSFGILLTELVTYGRIPYPGMTNAEVLTQVEHGYRMPQPPNCEPRLYEIMLECWHKDPMRRPTFETLQWKLEDFYTSDQSDYKEAQAY
- the LOC108024268 gene encoding uncharacterized protein LOC108024268 isoform X1, yielding MTAMPVVWCSDPNSVSNKPTAFALHGIQLQGNVTEKQVHALRQLVNAAAEGRLILPSDGTFTLLDSGLSIESSIVEQKSCSSISPSNLNLLTQPTSSKNTYILMPVSRAEGCRQGEGTLTGDGGGSGQAIAAAAAQLEFLLEPKYMPTLEINGDAEGNAAVAKAGASVLYEFLCCAKCLHAQRTGPTCTGRRLQRFLRTCSSGSASSISNDYEMVNVPAIRQLQVDPVSSIASKYARRQQRHRQHGTVSMGIARNRTHRHQKLPMHSVKIFHYRSTYMPNTTQSAIAGPAECLVSSAESIIPSLNPSPRSNSNLTKAIISSVGREAFSLLQTAARSTSVTKTLAELPLTNLPLYAVVNKNREFPSDDKTEKSAPTMLSVVPEEPPSHTAVGYDLISFDDNQTQVDAEVGAVGQDETAIDLLCAPNEEDTLLALLNTPPATTLKPSFPESNNSSRKTSFDSTSTLSSMDSGFMEMQNKFDALAAAAAAPVPSEEATTLSSCGEKMERRNYKECLTQSRNRRKSYEEFKAMFVDPAEATISASMPPLGAEAEGATTATNVVMPLSSISEQETSSSRGVRGKPDCVNEFHGSADEMDTGDGDCDGEKGSSDDGHLTAKKTATSKPLVRNTTTEAMRKNSDFLSQILDHQFAAKERAKAQKRRTSYEEFKRLVNEIDPLECQDAPPLAIEAMAAFRKRQNPRQRKSFASYFLPRRHSIKEQTTDNDNLSRDLNVSPHDKQLVVSSKLPPQRGNNIEGSGTHYRRNFKIYDKLVYGTIYDIIQRKNDIYQNYDRYMTYGTIYEILHRKSSQYGERWQRKSLSSPLEGRRSPGGIIYDIVQKQRTLECLESTAVSKSSTYKYGTIYDILQSGKLDACHGNSKADPKPVLGKPTRFVVSQVEETVQTPPMEQLESSALNRCVAKPSKPHKIRRLSDILCNSRNAGEGPQNAAARQEAKQKPFQTKRRIGVTNLLLPLDSKELYTRIIAQQRMLEKDRVQDLQADSSSEANLWPRHALTKSSSLDAISLSVPILHGPACSPPLPRRSLKQHRCLHQRQQIALAKKHSLDNCPIRRCSNPTPLKCTCQHAAEEHLIPANEKYLSLSTACSCHPFHTIANSSVIDQSTTTTKSFEKTSTTLAKKGKSRRLSEFTHGEFLNEKSWYFRKIKRIEAEKKLLLPENEHGAFLIRDSESRHNDYSLSVRDGDTVKHYRIRQLDEGGFFIARRTTFRTLQELVEHYSKDSDGLCVNLCKPCVQIEKPVTEGLSHRTRDQWEIDRTSLKFVRKLGSGQFGDVWEGLWNNTTPVAIKTLKSGTMDPKDFLAEAQIMKKLRHTKLIQLYAVCTVEEPIYIITELMKHGSLLEYLQAIAGKGRSLKMQTLIDMAAQIAAGMAYLESQNYIHRDLAARNVLVGDGNIVKIADFGLARLIKEDEYEARVGARFPIKWTAPEAANYSKFSIKSDVWSFGILLTELVTYGRIPYPGMTNAEVLTQVEHGYRMPQPPNCEPRLYEIMLECWHKDPMRRPTFETLQWKLEDFYTSDQSDYKEAQAY